The Glycine soja cultivar W05 chromosome 6, ASM419377v2, whole genome shotgun sequence genome has a window encoding:
- the LOC114414840 gene encoding 17.1 kDa class II heat shock protein-like, producing the protein MAIRLMDLDSPFFNTLHRIMDLTEDAEKNLNAPTRTYVRDAKAMAATPADVKEYPNSYVFVIDMPGLKSGDIKVQVEDDNVLLISGERKREEEKEKEGGKYLRMERRLGKLMRKFTLPENANTDAISAVCLDGVLTVTVNKLPPPQPKKPKTIEVNIA; encoded by the coding sequence ATGGCTATCAGGTTGATGGATTTGGACTCTCCATTCTTCAACACTCTGCACAGAATCATGGATCTGACGGAGGACGCCGAGAAGAACTTGAACGCTCCGACTCGGACATACGTGCGCGACGCCAAGGCGATGGCTGCGACTCCTGCTGACGTGAAGGAGTACCCTAACTCGTACGTTTTCGTGATCGACATGCCTGGCCTGAAATCTGGGGACATTAAAGTGCAGGTGGAGGACGACAACGTGCTTCTGATAAGCGGCGAGAGGAAGAGGGAggaggaaaaagagaaagaaggggGAAAGTATTTGAGGATGGAGAGAAGGCTTGGCAAGTTGATGAGGAAGTTTACTCTCCCTGAGAATGCCAACACCGATGCTATCTCTGCTGTCTGCCTAGACGGTGTGCTCACTGTCACTGTCAATAAGCTGCCTCCTCCTCAGCCCAAGAAGCCCAAGACTATAGAGGTCAACATAGCCtga